AGCCTAGTGATTTCCTATctaaagaggaaaagagacaatGCTGAAAAAGTGGAGATGGGTAGTAAAATTGAGACTTTGATGCATGTTCTGGAGTGTTTAGGGGAATCATGGGGATAATGCTTCAACACCCACTGCCCATGGGAGCTTTTGCAGGAAGGTCCACTTCTTTGCTCAAGTAAAAGGCGATGGGAACCTCCAATGCCAGCTTATGGGAAGGCTTCATATTGGTAGGCTTCTCCGATTTTCCTCAGCTGGAAGTgttcctctttgtttttattctagtcTTTTATCTGCTAACTCTCTTCGGCAACACCACCATCATTGCGCTCTCGCGGCTGGACGTCAGGCTGCACACACCGATgtactttttcctttcccatctttcttttctggACCTGTGCTACACCACAAGCACCGTACCGCAGCTTCTCATTAACCTCTGCGGGTTTGACAGGACCATCAGTTATGGAGGGTGCGTGGCTCAGCTCCTCATTTTCCTTGCCTTGGTCTCCACAGAGTGTCTGCTCCTGGGAGTCATGGCGTTTGACCGCTATGCTGCCGTGTGCCGTCCCCTGCACTACACCACCATTATGCACCCTCAGCTGTGTCAGGCATTGGCCATCTCCTCCTGGGTGTCTGGCCTTGTGAACTCTGTCATTCAGACGGGACTTGTTATGGCCATGCCCCTCTGTAGCCATCGGCTAAACCACTTCTTCTGCGAGATGCCCATATTCCTGAAGTTGGCTTGTGAGGACACTAATGGAACAGAGGCCAAGATGTTTGTGGCTCGAACAATAATCTTGATCTTCCCTGCAGCACTGATTCTGGGCTCCTATGGACACATTGCCAGGGCAATTTTGAGAATCAAGTCAATGGCTGGACGCAGAAAGGCCTTTGGGACTTGTGGGTCTCACCTCATTGtagtttctctgttttatggATCGGGCATATATACGTACCTCCAACCCATCCACAGATACTCAGAGAACGAGGGGAAGTTCGTTGCTGTTTTTTACACTATACTCACCCCCATTCTCAACCCCTTAATATACACTCTGAGGAACAAGGATGTAAAGGGGGCTCTGTGGAAGGTGCTAGGGAAAAGTACAGACTTAGTGTAAGAGGGGGAAGCAGGACCAGTACGATTTCCTGTGATGTCACTCATAACTTTTGAGAGTCACTGACGAGTAGCAAACAGACTTTTGGGTTCCAGAACCATTCTTATGGTAATTTGGAAGTGGGTTGGCTCTTGCAGTGATTTCTAGGTTAGCATATAAGGTCCTCATGCAAGAAAGGAAAGGCTGACCTGTACAGCTCCTTTCCACAAGAATCTTAGGAAGGGCTTGCAATTAAACTGTAAGTGGAAAGTAGAGCTTTCTGAGAGTGAAGGAAGATTTAATTAAATATGACATCACCTTACCCCAAATCATTGATTCTCAGTGTGATGTCATGTAGATGACCCTTTGCTCAAATGCATAGGACATGAATTCACCATTGGTTTCCCAAATAATTGTTATGCTAGCTGTGTTCCTGTACACATTATATTTTGTGTCTATATTTCTTGGTAGCAGATACCCCCTTACCTTCCAGTGGCTAATATTATTTGGAGAGATAAGGAAGCCGTAGCCAGGGGTAGAGTTGTAGATACAAAAGGAAGTGCCATTAGGATAGTTATAACCAAAGAAGCATCAGAGTCTCATCAGCTGTACCAGGAAACCAAGCCAGGAGGCTGGGTGACAAGAAAAGAGTTTcacacaagaagaaacagaatagaaaagaCGTGAGTATAAATAGAATGACCCATGAAGGAGAGgtatacaaaagaagaaagaagaaagcaaaaccagaagGTTCCTGAAATAGGCAGATATGAGAAATTCAAAAAGACAATGGATTCTTGGCATTCTACCATTGTCATTTCCCTTGTGTACTTCACAATTTGTTTCACatttacctgtctgtctgtctgtctgtctgtctgtctgtctgtcatctatgcacatgcacacttatgTGTAAGAGCACTGAAGCgcgcatgtggagatcagaggagaaTTTGCAGgcgtcagttctctccttgcactGTGTAGAGCCCTGGCCAGCTCACTGGCTCTTTTCCGTGTGTTTAAAGGATGGTTTTCTGTCGAAGTGTGTATGTCCTTCTCCATGAGTAGCTAAGTTCATTCTCAGACACTATATTgattcaaagaataaatatgaaaaggCAGATCTGAAAGCTTTAAGAAGATTATGTAGGAGAATACTTTATATGGTCTCTTggagataatttatatttttcaatttataaaaaaaaaaacttaaaacaagaaTCCATAAGAAGGGAAGAGTCCCTAATACTTTTGTAGTTATTTGACTGAGTATAGTACACAAATTAGTAAAAGTGAGACTAAAAAGAGAAATCCTATATACATTTGAATACGTTTTATGTACATTCGGATATTCATAAAACAGTAAAATCCTAAGAAAATCACTAAATCAAAGTccctttatgtttttaaacaaagaataaataacaaataaaggaATGATAAAACAAGTGCATCTGTCAAGTAGGTTAGGCCTATCTCAAAGAGGCATATTAGGGTTGGGTCCAAACCTTGTGTAAAATCATCTTTGTTTCAaatactttgtttattttgatgatTAAAGTCTTATCTCTTACTATGTTGGGTAGGGTTAGTATCCTTGTTAGGGAAGTGATGTCTACCATCCACAAAGgatctcttgttttgttttgtctcaggaaAAGGCAGTCTAAATGCCAGTTTCTgaacttttattttctgtaatggcTTCAGATTGAAATAATCAAGATTCCTTCCTAGTCAACGTTCTTTGGCAGAGCTCGATTTCAATTCTCTCAATATGTGTGGAGCCTATGGCAATAGTGCAATAGACAGACATCTGTGGTAATTAGGTCTGAGCAGCTGGAATATCTATAACCTAAAGCATATCTCATTTCTTTGTATTGTCAACTTTCAAAATCTTCTCTACTTGCTATTTTGAAAGAGACAAATGTTGTAAACCATAGCTAAGTTTCCAAGGAGGGAGAAGCCATTATTTCCCCTACTCAGCAGAACCCTAGACCTATAAagcatctctctcctttctcccagagATAGAGTTTATTGTCATTGTTGTCACTCTGCAGACACAAAGAATAGATTAGGATTAGAGACATGAGTGAGTActcgctctctctgtctgccccccCATTCATAAATAAAGTAAGAAGCATCAGATGAAGATGTACACAATTGGCAGGcaatagtggtgcatgcctttaatcc
The genomic region above belongs to Acomys russatus chromosome 25, mAcoRus1.1, whole genome shotgun sequence and contains:
- the LOC127208746 gene encoding olfactory receptor 2Y1-like, coding for MGTSNASLWEGFILVGFSDFPQLEVFLFVFILVFYLLTLFGNTTIIALSRLDVRLHTPMYFFLSHLSFLDLCYTTSTVPQLLINLCGFDRTISYGGCVAQLLIFLALVSTECLLLGVMAFDRYAAVCRPLHYTTIMHPQLCQALAISSWVSGLVNSVIQTGLVMAMPLCSHRLNHFFCEMPIFLKLACEDTNGTEAKMFVARTIILIFPAALILGSYGHIARAILRIKSMAGRRKAFGTCGSHLIVVSLFYGSGIYTYLQPIHRYSENEGKFVAVFYTILTPILNPLIYTLRNKDVKGALWKVLGKSTDLV